The DNA region GAGTTATTAAAACATGAGATTCAAGATGATATGCTGAAAAGCAAGATTATGTGAATTGATTGCATCAAGATATCAAAATTAGAAAAGCTCTAATGAAAAAATTAAAAGGAGCTAGTGTTTCTAAAATTGAAATTGAGCGAACAAAAAAAGAAATTGTTATCTTTATTAGAACTGCTCGTGTTGGTGTTGTCTTAGGGCAAGAAGGAAAAAACATCGCAGAATTAGTAAAACTAGTAAGAGTTACAATTGGTGATCGTAAAATGGAAGTAAAAATTAATGTTGTTGAAATTAAAAACCCTGATACTGATGCACAATTAGTCGCAAATACAATTGCGGAACAAATTGTTAATCGTGCATCATTTAGAACTGTGCAAAAGTTAGCAATTAAAAAAGCAATGAAAGCTGGTGCTCAAGGGATTAAA from Spiroplasma sp. NBRC 100390 includes:
- the rpsC gene encoding 30S ribosomal protein S3 is translated as MGQKVSPTGLRVGVIKTWDSRWYAEKQDYVNWLHQDIKIRKALMKKLKGASVSKIEIERTKKEIVIFIRTARVGVVLGQEGKNIAELVKLVRVTIGDRKMEVKINVVEIKNPDTDAQLVANTIAEQIVNRASFRTVQKLAIKKAMKAGAQGIKTSVAGRLGGVDMARTEGYTEGTVPLATLRSDIDYALAEALTTYGQIGVKVWICKGEILSKDLVTTSDEKPKFERRDFDRSNNNRREYPPRSHSAPKEAK